Genomic segment of Cronobacter dublinensis subsp. dublinensis LMG 23823:
AGAAGTCATCACGCGCGCCAACAACACGCCTTATGGCCTTGCGGCGTACTTTTATACCCAGAATTTGCAGCGCGTGTTCCGCGTCTCGCAGCAGCTGGAAAGCGGCATGATAGGCGTTAACGAATGCGCGGTCTCGACCGAGCTTGCGCCATTCGGCGGCGTCAAGGAGTCCGGCCTCGGGCGCGAAGGTTCCGTGCTGGGGCTGGAAGAGTTTATGGAAGTGAAAACGCTGCATCTGGGCGGGTTATAAGCGTGAGGGCGGCGTCACTGCCGCCTAATGAACGTGGTGGCGACAATGAAAAGCTACAGTTTCGATTTCAGTACCATAGCCGATCAGCATGATTTTTATCAGGCATTTGCCGCGACGTTTGGCGTGACGCCAGAACGCGTCGGGGATCTGGATAGTCTCTGGAAGGTGGTGACGGAAGGTGAGCTGCCGTTGCCGCTGGAGATTGTCTTCCTGCATGTGACGGCGGAGATAAAGCGGCGTTTCGGCGCGCTGATTTTGCTGTTTGATGAAGCAGAAGAGGAGCTGGAAGGTCAGCTCCTCTTCAATATCCGGCAATAACC
This window contains:
- a CDS encoding barstar family protein — translated: MKSYSFDFSTIADQHDFYQAFAATFGVTPERVGDLDSLWKVVTEGELPLPLEIVFLHVTAEIKRRFGALILLFDEAEEELEGQLLFNIRQ